One genomic segment of Hordeum vulgare subsp. vulgare chromosome 2H, MorexV3_pseudomolecules_assembly, whole genome shotgun sequence includes these proteins:
- the LOC123430609 gene encoding plasmodesmata-located protein 5-like, whose translation MALSRRCLLLISLVAMTAVIGTSEFSMTKCYPTSTPTVNGRGAFHRSLLSLLDDLPHAAARTGFASMRTGGAFARGLCFGDPAPGPCLVCLSDAGGKIAGQCGNASRRAGFLNDGCFLGYADTKASSDDIDIGAVTFSGDSVRGIEAVVDVLEFLDVVHSLVPLSADGWVPTADGTAMASNGDTVRVLAQCAMDLTAAECARCLLNDSVPRMVASWVLTTADGVQVQGKGSVAAVLGSNCYLRLEISAPPRREKIRRIVKDHIVLTVLSCFVVAAAIGALVAHVCCLVMRKARN comes from the exons ATGGCGCTCTcccgccgctgcctcctcctTATCTCCCTCGTCGCCATGACGGCGGTCATcggcacctccgagttcagcaTGACAAAGTGCTACCCGACTTCAACACCCACCGTTAACGGCAGGGGCGCGTTCCACCGCAGTCTTCTCTCGCTCCTCGACGACCTCCCTCATGCCGCCGCGCGCACGGGCTTCGCCTCCATGAGGACCGGCGGCGCGTTCGCCCGCGGCCTCTGCTTCGGTGACCCCGCGCCCGGCCCGTGCCTCGTCTGCCTGTCCGACGCCGGCGGGAAGATCGCCGGCCAGTGCGGCAACGCCAGCCGGCGCGCGGGCTTCCTGAACGACGGCTGCTTCCTGGGGTACGCCGACACCAAGGCTTCCTCCGACGACATCGACATCGGTGCCGTCACTTTCTCCGGCGACTCTGTCCGTGGCATCGAAGCCGTCGTTGACGTGCTGGAGTTCCTGGACGTGGTGCACTCCCTGGTCCCGCTGTCCGCGGACGGCTGGGTGCCCACCGCCGACGGGACTGCCATGGCGAGCAATGGCGACACGGTGCGCGTGCTGGCACAGTGCGCGATGGACCTCACCGCAGCGGAGTGCGCCCGGTGCCTGCTGAATGATTCGGTGCCGCGGATGGTCGCGAGCTGGGTGCTCACCACCGCCGACGGCGTGCAAGTGCAAGGAAAAGGAAGCGTGGCCGCGGTTCTGGGCTCAAACTGCTACCTCCGTCTCGAGATATCGGCACCGCCGCGGAGAGAGAAGATTC GGAGGATCGTAAAGGATCACATCGTCCTGACTGTGCTCAGCTGCTTCGTCGTCGCCGCAGCGATCGGCGCGCTGGTAGCTCATGTCTGCTGCCTGGTGATGAGAAAGGCCAGGAATTAA